The DNA window GAATCCCGCCGAGGTAGCGGTTCATCCTCGCGCTGGTCGTGGGGCCGGCAGAGACGACCTCATAGCCCCCGCCGTCTTTCCTCACCACGGGCCCGCAGTGGTATATCACCGCGCCCACAAGGTCGAGGGGAAGTTCCCCTCTCTCAGCCAGCTCAAGGATTTTCCTGTGCGCCAAATCCCTGGCGGTGTAAACCGTCCCGGAGAGGTGAACCACATCGCCGGCCCTGAGATTCAGGACGTCCTCCTCCGTCAGGGGAGTTCTCAGCTTCACTGCCAAACCTCAATCCCCCCATCCGGCTTTATCCTGAGGAAAGCCCTCCTGTTGGCCCAGCACTGGACCACCAAACCGACCGGAAAGCTCGCGGGGTGCCTGTGGGCGACCTCGATTTTGACGTCCAGCGCGGTGGTTCTGCCCCCCATGCCCATCGGACCTATCCCGAGGGAGTTGACCTCCTCCAGGAGCTCAGCCTCGATTTCCGCTATTCTACCGTCGGGATTCCTCTCCCCAACCCTCCTGAGCAGGGCCCTCTTGGCCAGACTCAGCGAGAGGTCAGCGCCT is part of the Thermococcus sp. 21S7 genome and encodes:
- a CDS encoding FumA C-terminus/TtdB family hydratase beta subunit, which codes for MAVKLRTPLTEEDVLNLRAGDVVHLSGTVYTARDLAHRKILELAERGELPLDLVGAVIYHCGPVVRKDGGGYEVVSAGPTTSARMNRYLGGILSLGVRGIIGKGGMNPTPFKGRAVYFAFTGGAGSLAAKSIKRVVDVLWLEELGVPEAVWVLEVEDFPLLVAIDARGGSLYLRRTP